Proteins encoded in a region of the Haloarcula litorea genome:
- a CDS encoding hybrid sensor histidine kinase/response regulator, which yields MTDSNADGTPERPYRLLHVDDQPDFLSVTRSFLDRELPAAEVATETEPGDAIARLTQGSFDCVVSDYDMPGMDGLELLETIRADYPDLPFVLYTGKGSESIASSAINAGVTSYLQKGGPEQHRRLANRVEHAIEEYRAKRTSERYSAVLGALDYPVWVVDVDGTFEYVNDPFVDLTGYSRTELLGSEPGLIKTDESVERANEALRSVLSSDGPDTERFEVTIQPKDGADVPCRDHLAPLPFDDRYRGCAGILRDVTEQRERREKLEQQNQRLEEFVSLVSHDLRTPLSTARGAAELAAESGDPEYFEKLETAHERMDGMIDELLTLAREGRRVTVAEPVRIDTVAADAWEGLATEPARLTTDAPVVVEADPERLRRLFENLFKNSIEHGRPDGRSSSGDTAEQRDDGVEIAVGTTADDGFFVADDGPGIDADRRDAVFEPGFTTASDGTGFGLAIVKRIAEAHGWEVVVTESDAGGARIELTGVDFAPPRESADGTSTT from the coding sequence ATGACCGACTCGAACGCCGACGGGACTCCCGAGCGACCATACCGTCTCCTCCACGTCGACGACCAGCCGGACTTCCTGAGCGTCACGCGGTCGTTCCTCGACCGGGAGCTGCCGGCGGCGGAGGTCGCCACGGAGACCGAGCCGGGTGACGCGATCGCGCGTCTGACACAGGGGTCGTTCGACTGTGTCGTCAGCGACTACGATATGCCCGGGATGGACGGACTCGAACTGCTGGAGACGATCCGGGCCGACTACCCCGACCTCCCGTTCGTCCTGTACACGGGCAAGGGGAGCGAGAGCATCGCGAGCAGCGCGATCAACGCCGGCGTGACCAGCTACCTACAGAAGGGTGGTCCGGAGCAACACCGACGGCTCGCCAACCGGGTCGAACACGCGATCGAAGAGTACCGTGCGAAACGCACATCGGAGCGGTACTCGGCTGTGCTGGGGGCCCTCGACTACCCCGTCTGGGTCGTCGACGTGGACGGCACCTTCGAATACGTCAACGACCCGTTCGTGGACCTGACGGGATACAGCCGCACCGAGTTGCTGGGCAGCGAGCCGGGGCTGATCAAGACGGACGAGAGCGTCGAACGAGCGAACGAGGCACTGCGATCGGTCCTCTCGAGCGACGGACCGGACACCGAGCGGTTCGAGGTGACGATCCAGCCGAAAGACGGCGCGGACGTCCCCTGCCGCGACCACCTCGCACCCCTCCCGTTCGACGACCGGTACCGCGGGTGTGCGGGGATCCTCCGCGACGTGACCGAGCAGCGAGAGCGACGGGAGAAGCTGGAACAGCAGAACCAACGCCTGGAAGAGTTCGTCTCCCTCGTCTCCCACGACCTCCGGACGCCGCTCAGTACTGCGAGGGGGGCGGCCGAACTGGCCGCCGAAAGCGGCGACCCGGAGTACTTCGAGAAACTCGAGACCGCTCACGAGCGTATGGACGGGATGATCGACGAGCTCCTGACGCTCGCCCGGGAGGGCCGGCGGGTGACCGTCGCGGAGCCGGTCAGGATCGACACGGTCGCCGCGGACGCCTGGGAGGGGCTCGCGACCGAGCCGGCACGGCTGACGACCGACGCGCCGGTCGTCGTCGAGGCCGACCCCGAGCGGCTGCGGCGGCTGTTCGAGAACCTGTTCAAGAACAGCATCGAGCACGGTCGCCCCGACGGGCGGTCGTCGAGCGGCGACACCGCCGAGCAGCGGGACGACGGTGTGGAGATCGCGGTCGGCACGACAGCCGACGACGGGTTCTTCGTCGCCGACGACGGGCCGGGTATCGACGCCGACCGGCGCGACGCGGTGTTCGAGCCCGGGTTCACGACGGCGAGTGACGGGACCGGGTTCGGACTCGCGATCGTCAAGCGGATCGCCGAGGCACACGGCTGGGAGGTCGTCGTGACCGAGAGCGACGCCGGCGGTGCCCGGATCGAACTCACCGGTGTCGACTTCGCTCCCCCACGCGAGTCGGCCGACGGGACCTCCACCACCTGA
- a CDS encoding methyl-accepting chemotaxis protein, whose amino-acid sequence MVVSAVRRSFGAKLGVAYVATGALVVAVGVATNDVASTVVAGIAGLLTLGSINAAESVASVKELSKQTETVADGDLDATVASTRTDEFGRLATAIDEMRRSLQERLSEMEATQADAEAARENAEQAREEAQEAEREAREMAEDYRRIAEGYGETMERAATGDLTQRLDEETEYEAMATVATAFNRMMDDLEETIRTVADVSARIETETEEITTATRDVEDRVSDAVDRSEEIKSGAHEQQTQLESVAADIEDVSASAEEIAATVNSLSERSREVANASDDAQQSAESALDEMAAIEGDVERTVEQVESLRATATEITEITDIIADIAERTNMLALNASIEAARAGEGGDAGDGFAVVADEVKSLAEQTQSRADDIAEMVEEAAAQTEAVTTSIQRTRDRVETGSDTVASALGDIETIADSVEEISDSLQDIDQTTSRQADTVQSTASTVDDVTAISDRTAANASEALDVVRSQRDVIGSVSASLLEFRDSDVARLQTQIDTFTISEQGDGRASVAAPAGGDD is encoded by the coding sequence ATGGTCGTATCAGCCGTTCGACGTAGTTTCGGGGCGAAGCTCGGTGTCGCGTACGTCGCCACCGGCGCGCTCGTCGTCGCGGTCGGGGTCGCGACGAACGACGTGGCGTCGACGGTCGTCGCCGGCATCGCGGGGCTCCTCACCCTGGGGTCGATAAACGCCGCCGAGAGCGTCGCCAGCGTCAAGGAACTCTCGAAGCAGACGGAGACGGTCGCGGACGGCGACCTCGACGCGACGGTCGCCTCGACGCGGACCGACGAGTTCGGGCGGCTGGCGACGGCGATCGACGAGATGCGCCGGTCCCTGCAGGAACGGCTGTCGGAGATGGAGGCCACACAGGCCGACGCCGAAGCGGCCCGGGAAAACGCGGAACAGGCCCGCGAGGAGGCCCAGGAAGCCGAGCGCGAGGCCCGGGAGATGGCGGAGGACTACCGGCGGATCGCCGAGGGGTACGGGGAGACGATGGAGCGTGCCGCCACGGGTGACCTCACCCAGCGGCTCGACGAGGAGACGGAGTACGAGGCGATGGCGACTGTCGCAACCGCGTTCAACCGGATGATGGACGACCTCGAAGAGACGATTCGGACCGTGGCGGACGTCTCGGCCCGGATCGAGACCGAGACCGAGGAGATCACCACGGCCACGCGTGACGTCGAGGACCGAGTGTCCGACGCAGTCGACCGCTCGGAGGAGATCAAAAGCGGCGCACACGAACAGCAGACCCAACTGGAGTCGGTCGCGGCCGACATCGAAGACGTGAGCGCGTCGGCCGAGGAGATCGCGGCGACGGTCAACAGCCTCTCGGAGCGCAGCCGCGAGGTGGCGAACGCGAGCGACGACGCACAGCAGTCGGCGGAGTCGGCGCTGGACGAGATGGCCGCGATCGAGGGCGACGTCGAACGGACCGTCGAACAGGTCGAGTCGCTCCGGGCGACCGCGACCGAGATCACGGAGATCACCGACATCATCGCCGACATCGCGGAGCGGACGAACATGCTCGCGCTGAACGCCTCCATCGAGGCGGCCCGTGCGGGCGAGGGTGGCGACGCCGGTGACGGCTTCGCGGTCGTCGCCGACGAGGTGAAGTCCCTGGCCGAACAGACCCAGTCGCGAGCGGACGACATCGCCGAGATGGTCGAGGAGGCCGCCGCACAGACCGAGGCCGTGACCACGTCGATCCAGCGGACGCGGGACCGCGTCGAGACCGGGTCCGACACCGTCGCGTCCGCGCTCGGCGACATCGAGACCATCGCCGACTCCGTCGAGGAGATCTCCGACTCGCTGCAGGACATCGATCAGACGACGAGCCGACAGGCCGACACCGTCCAGTCGACCGCGTCGACGGTCGACGACGTCACGGCGATCAGCGACCGGACGGCGGCGAACGCGTCGGAGGCCCTCGACGTGGTCCGCTCGCAGCGGGACGTTATCGGATCGGTCTCGGCCTCCTTGCTGGAGTTCCGCGACAGCGACGTCGCACGACTGCAGACGCAGATCGACACGTTCACGATCTCGGAGCAGGGCGACGGCCGCGCCTCCGTCGCCGCCCCGGCGGGGGGTGACGACTGA
- a CDS encoding GTP cyclohydrolase IIa, with protein MIQATLSRLDNYGPWTATPAPRPEMALRTLQ; from the coding sequence ATGATCCAGGCGACACTCTCCCGACTCGACAACTACGGGCCGTGGACGGCGACGCCTGCGCCCCGGCCCGAGATGGCCCTCCGGACGCTCCAGTGA
- a CDS encoding orc1/cdc6 family replication initiation protein yields the protein MLLEFDEQEGLIRERALLDPNHVVEEDRIVGRDEQLQEVTKMLRVALGNNRPPNLFLYGPSGTGKSLITKAVCNKITKICESREIEFGTIEVNCQDLDTLGVAVYELVTEAADEAGVDVEVPKHGVSTKEKWDELFRIVNENFDSIVFVLDELDMLVGRRDKQDPAFSRLLYQLSRAGGDGELDAYISVVAISNDTKMMESVGSRALSSFTPEDVHFDDYDANQLQSILRRRQDAFYEDVLADDVIPLAAAFAAQTHGDARKAIDLMRVAGELAEREGDAQVREEHVRQAQDKVEKNRVLEVVRGISTQKKLCLYATAAVAAESNNGSARSTTGYKVYQFLTDSIDADQYHQETYVNKMKELTTYSLVDFERRSHGPSSGMFLEFQFGESPETILETLREDSRIDMVSQDEVTSVVRAQVKNET from the coding sequence ATGCTCCTCGAGTTCGACGAACAGGAGGGGCTGATCCGCGAGCGGGCGCTGCTCGATCCCAACCACGTCGTCGAGGAGGACCGCATCGTCGGTCGCGACGAGCAGCTCCAGGAGGTCACGAAGATGCTCCGGGTCGCACTCGGGAACAACCGCCCGCCGAACCTCTTCCTCTACGGTCCCTCCGGGACGGGCAAGTCACTCATCACCAAGGCCGTCTGTAACAAGATCACCAAGATCTGCGAGTCCCGCGAGATCGAGTTCGGGACGATCGAGGTCAACTGCCAGGACCTCGACACGCTCGGCGTGGCCGTCTACGAGCTCGTGACCGAGGCCGCCGACGAAGCCGGTGTCGACGTCGAGGTCCCGAAACACGGCGTCTCGACGAAGGAGAAGTGGGACGAGCTGTTCCGGATCGTCAACGAGAACTTCGACTCGATCGTCTTCGTCCTCGACGAGCTGGATATGCTCGTGGGCCGCCGCGACAAGCAAGATCCGGCCTTCTCACGGTTGCTCTACCAGCTCTCGCGAGCGGGCGGCGACGGGGAACTGGACGCCTACATCTCGGTGGTCGCGATCTCGAACGACACGAAGATGATGGAGTCGGTCGGGAGCCGCGCGCTCAGTTCCTTCACGCCCGAAGACGTCCACTTCGACGACTACGACGCCAACCAACTCCAGTCGATCCTCCGCCGCCGCCAGGACGCGTTCTACGAGGACGTCCTGGCCGACGACGTCATCCCGCTCGCTGCGGCCTTCGCCGCACAGACACACGGCGACGCGCGGAAGGCGATCGATCTGATGCGGGTCGCCGGCGAACTCGCCGAACGGGAGGGCGATGCACAGGTCCGGGAAGAGCACGTCCGGCAGGCACAGGACAAGGTCGAGAAGAACCGCGTCCTCGAAGTGGTCCGTGGTATCAGCACCCAGAAGAAGCTGTGTCTCTACGCGACGGCAGCTGTGGCGGCCGAATCGAACAACGGCTCGGCGCGTAGTACGACTGGATACAAAGTATACCAGTTCCTCACGGACTCGATCGACGCCGACCAGTACCACCAGGAGACGTACGTCAACAAGATGAAAGAGCTCACGACCTACTCGCTGGTCGACTTCGAGCGCCGCAGCCACGGCCCGAGTTCGGGGATGTTCCTCGAGTTCCAGTTCGGCGAGTCCCCCGAGACGATCCTGGAGACGCTCCGTGAGGACTCCCGGATCGATATGGTCTCACAGGACGAAGTCACCTCCGTCGTCCGGGCACAGGTCAAGAACGAGACGTGA
- a CDS encoding bacteriorhodopsin translates to MDPSTLAYWTAAAAFLVGTGVAVLFYRSLGESAARSRLAYLAVIPAFAGLSYVGMALGIGTITVEGTQFVGLRYLDWVVTTPLLVGYVGFVAGASRRAIAGVMIADALMIACGAGAVLTTGPSKWVLFGVSSVFHVSLFACLYYVFPRQVPDEPRQLGLFSLLKNHIGLLWLAYPFVWLAGPAGLGYTTIAGTDITFAFLDVMAKVPYVYFFYARRSVFDDGLLTTARDGTISPAD, encoded by the coding sequence ATGGACCCCTCGACGCTCGCCTACTGGACCGCGGCGGCCGCATTCCTCGTCGGAACGGGGGTCGCCGTCCTGTTCTACCGGTCGCTCGGGGAGAGCGCGGCGCGGTCCCGACTCGCGTACCTCGCGGTCATTCCCGCGTTCGCCGGGCTCTCCTACGTCGGGATGGCACTGGGGATCGGGACGATCACGGTCGAGGGCACCCAGTTCGTCGGACTCCGGTACCTCGACTGGGTCGTGACGACCCCGCTCCTGGTCGGCTACGTCGGCTTCGTCGCCGGTGCCTCGCGCCGTGCCATCGCGGGCGTGATGATCGCCGACGCCCTGATGATCGCGTGTGGGGCCGGTGCGGTCCTCACGACCGGCCCGTCGAAGTGGGTGCTGTTCGGGGTCTCGTCGGTGTTCCACGTCTCGCTTTTCGCCTGTCTCTACTACGTCTTCCCCCGACAGGTGCCCGACGAGCCGCGCCAGCTCGGGTTGTTCAGCCTCCTGAAGAACCACATCGGCCTGCTGTGGCTCGCGTATCCGTTCGTCTGGCTCGCGGGGCCGGCGGGGCTGGGGTACACCACGATCGCGGGGACCGACATCACCTTCGCGTTCCTCGACGTGATGGCCAAGGTGCCCTACGTGTACTTCTTCTACGCACGCCGGTCCGTGTTCGACGACGGGCTCCTCACCACGGCGCGGGACGGCACCATCTCACCCGCAGACTGA
- a CDS encoding PQQ-binding-like beta-propeller repeat protein gives MCPPTRRTALRMLGTAGVACLAGCPSRSLDDGDRSRPPDSLGTDWTAPDSEWVFPRAGLCNTARSAVAHDDPPTGNWRGRQRSPDDESPESTHLAAVTRDTVVVGTEYAAGLVLTGYHVTDGTRRWRRQVRDSGSLYPHFGGVVDGTLYLGDFETDVIAVDVSDGTVRWRIDLYERVSEVVPDRYLTAPDDPPERFAPIPRATPDCVYVQTSYGLHGLAPENGRERWRIHLGDALDDARVFQDPGGMAITDDRVLASYGRPEQLLLGVRLHDGAPAVDRTTVPVRYPDRPLVTGEGTTALDSGVIWSTDATGTLAAGVSGASAVDWQFAGLASSGAAAFSSLAADGSRLFVCEGHEAASEFVVFALRAATGGLEWLTREPIADAATVDEPDADFRVAEPAVAGGTLLVGYGASAEAGSEAGTLIALSATDGSERWRTDLAVAPRDVAATETGVYVSGQRRGVSGLTTPGVG, from the coding sequence ATGTGCCCTCCGACTCGCCGCACTGCCCTCCGGATGCTCGGGACGGCCGGGGTCGCCTGTCTCGCCGGCTGTCCGTCGCGGTCCCTCGACGACGGGGACAGGTCACGACCGCCGGACTCGCTCGGGACGGACTGGACAGCACCCGACAGCGAGTGGGTGTTCCCACGGGCGGGACTGTGCAACACCGCGCGCAGTGCCGTCGCTCACGACGACCCGCCGACGGGTAACTGGCGGGGTCGCCAGCGGTCACCCGACGACGAGTCACCGGAGTCGACGCATCTCGCTGCCGTGACCCGAGACACCGTCGTCGTCGGCACCGAGTACGCGGCGGGGCTCGTACTGACCGGATACCACGTGACCGACGGGACCCGTCGCTGGCGGCGGCAGGTTCGGGATTCGGGCTCGCTGTACCCCCACTTCGGGGGAGTCGTCGACGGGACCCTGTACCTCGGTGACTTCGAGACGGACGTGATCGCCGTCGACGTGTCGGACGGAACCGTCCGGTGGCGGATCGACCTCTACGAGCGGGTCTCGGAAGTCGTCCCCGACCGCTACCTGACCGCTCCCGACGACCCGCCGGAGCGCTTCGCGCCGATCCCGCGAGCGACGCCCGACTGTGTGTACGTTCAGACGAGCTACGGACTCCACGGGCTCGCCCCCGAGAACGGTCGCGAGCGCTGGCGGATCCACCTCGGGGACGCACTCGACGACGCACGCGTGTTTCAGGACCCCGGCGGGATGGCGATCACTGACGACCGGGTGCTGGCCAGTTACGGGCGACCGGAGCAGCTCCTCCTCGGCGTTCGCCTGCACGACGGAGCGCCGGCCGTCGACCGGACGACGGTCCCCGTTCGCTACCCGGATCGGCCGCTGGTGACCGGCGAGGGAACGACGGCGCTGGACAGCGGCGTCATCTGGTCGACGGACGCGACGGGAACACTCGCGGCCGGTGTGTCGGGAGCCAGCGCCGTCGACTGGCAGTTCGCGGGGCTGGCCAGCTCCGGCGCGGCCGCGTTCTCGTCGCTCGCCGCCGACGGGAGCCGCCTGTTCGTCTGCGAGGGCCACGAGGCCGCGTCGGAGTTCGTCGTCTTCGCGCTCCGGGCAGCGACCGGGGGCCTGGAGTGGCTGACGCGCGAGCCGATCGCGGACGCCGCGACCGTCGACGAGCCCGACGCGGATTTCAGGGTCGCCGAGCCGGCCGTCGCCGGGGGGACGCTCCTCGTCGGATACGGCGCGAGCGCGGAAGCCGGGAGCGAGGCCGGCACGCTGATCGCACTCTCGGCGACGGACGGGAGCGAGCGGTGGCGGACCGACCTCGCGGTCGCGCCCAGAGACGTGGCAGCGACCGAGACGGGGGTCTACGTCAGCGGCCAGCGACGCGGTGTCAGCGGACTCACGACGCCTGGGGTCGGGTAG
- a CDS encoding glutathione S-transferase family protein, with protein sequence MGKLIDGEWVTGPERGHDSQGFDDWIRDRSEHPNAKYVAESDRYHLYISRACPWAHRAALVRTLKGLDDEISVDIVDPVRRDDGWEFTPSKDRCTPDSVHGFEYLRDVYTTADPAYTGRVTVPVLYDTETETIVNNESADIARMLDRAFGSLGSRDVELYPEAKQDRIDSIIGEVHDDINLGVYEAGFAETQVEYERAVETLFDGLERWDDVLQDRRFLTGDQLTLADVFLFPTLFRFDSVYYTHFKCNVQRLVDFENLWPYARDIYQLPGVRETCVSEHVKEHYYRSHEEINPTGFVPVGPDTDWSAAHDRDRLGGTIPPVSVDG encoded by the coding sequence ATGGGCAAGCTCATCGATGGGGAGTGGGTCACCGGCCCCGAACGGGGACACGACAGCCAGGGGTTCGATGACTGGATTAGGGACCGGTCCGAACACCCCAACGCGAAGTACGTGGCTGAGTCGGACCGTTACCACCTGTACATCTCCCGTGCTTGCCCGTGGGCACACCGAGCTGCTCTCGTCCGCACTCTGAAGGGACTCGACGACGAGATCTCGGTAGATATCGTCGACCCAGTGCGGCGGGACGATGGCTGGGAGTTCACACCCTCGAAGGACCGTTGTACGCCGGATTCGGTGCACGGGTTCGAGTATCTCCGCGATGTGTACACGACGGCCGATCCCGCCTATACCGGTCGGGTGACGGTACCGGTCCTGTACGACACGGAGACGGAGACCATCGTCAACAACGAATCAGCGGATATCGCCCGGATGCTGGACCGAGCGTTCGGTTCGCTCGGGTCGCGCGATGTCGAGTTGTATCCCGAGGCGAAACAGGATCGGATCGATTCGATCATCGGCGAAGTCCACGACGACATCAACCTCGGGGTGTACGAGGCTGGGTTCGCAGAGACGCAGGTGGAGTACGAGCGAGCCGTCGAGACGCTCTTCGACGGCTTGGAGAGGTGGGACGATGTCCTCCAGGATCGCCGTTTCCTGACCGGCGATCAGCTGACACTCGCTGATGTCTTCCTCTTCCCCACGCTCTTCCGGTTCGACTCGGTCTACTACACGCACTTCAAGTGCAACGTGCAGCGGCTCGTCGACTTCGAGAACCTCTGGCCGTACGCCCGTGACATCTACCAGCTCCCGGGTGTCCGGGAGACGTGTGTGTCCGAGCACGTGAAAGAGCACTACTACCGGAGCCACGAGGAGATCAATCCGACCGGATTCGTTCCGGTCGGGCCGGACACCGACTGGTCAGCAGCGCACGACCGCGACCGACTCGGTGGGACGATTCCCCCCGTCTCGGTCGACGGCTGA
- a CDS encoding DUF5783 family protein translates to MTEFDPEKFEEKYTYYFEELETAYSNAYQELHGERDSEVLRGIDRRILSESEPVYEGDGRFRVTLPDDVDGRIESLPGSDERAERVLAEFTSEIERELRRLFEFD, encoded by the coding sequence GTGACCGAGTTCGATCCCGAGAAGTTCGAGGAGAAGTACACGTACTACTTCGAGGAGCTCGAGACCGCGTACTCGAACGCCTATCAGGAGCTCCACGGAGAGCGGGACTCGGAAGTCCTACGGGGCATCGACCGGCGGATCCTCAGCGAGAGCGAGCCGGTCTACGAGGGCGACGGGCGGTTCCGCGTGACGCTCCCCGACGACGTCGACGGGCGTATCGAGTCACTGCCCGGCTCCGACGAGCGTGCCGAGCGCGTGCTGGCCGAGTTCACGTCCGAGATCGAACGCGAGTTGCGCCGCCTGTTCGAGTTCGATTGA
- a CDS encoding helix-turn-helix transcriptional regulator, with protein MRFRALQQTHLLAAVVFVGAVLVLTVQLVSPSPVVVSLGESGTQTTHVGEFFTYLDVSIAVASAFLAGISGTYLVVHDQTHVLASQEPAPAAESRPPAEPNGGPAGVSRSADPAAESSAEDRWEDTLERLANNEETIYGLLLESDGTMAQRKLVEETDLSKATVSRTLDKLEHRGLVERKRDGMGNTIRLQ; from the coding sequence ATGCGTTTTCGAGCCCTCCAACAGACGCATCTGCTGGCCGCCGTGGTGTTCGTCGGTGCCGTGTTGGTGTTGACCGTCCAGCTCGTCTCACCGTCGCCGGTGGTGGTCTCGCTGGGCGAGAGCGGCACGCAGACCACGCACGTCGGCGAGTTCTTCACCTACCTGGACGTCTCGATCGCCGTGGCCAGTGCCTTCCTCGCGGGGATCAGCGGCACGTATCTCGTCGTCCACGACCAGACGCACGTTCTCGCGTCACAGGAACCCGCCCCGGCGGCGGAGTCTCGCCCGCCCGCCGAGCCGAACGGTGGACCGGCGGGCGTGAGTCGCTCGGCCGACCCCGCGGCCGAGTCGTCGGCAGAAGATCGGTGGGAAGACACGCTCGAACGACTCGCGAACAACGAGGAGACGATCTACGGGTTGCTCCTCGAGAGCGACGGCACGATGGCCCAGCGAAAGTTGGTCGAGGAGACCGACCTCTCGAAGGCGACGGTCAGTCGGACGCTCGACAAGCTGGAACACCGGGGACTCGTCGAGCGAAAACGCGACGGGATGGGGAACACGATTCGACTCCAGTGA
- a CDS encoding PAS domain-containing protein, with product MPHTTEGVRVLLVDSDPDFLETAASHLEQAAEPLAVETATSVRAGLDTYETGEFDCVVSGEELPDRSGLAFLRAVRERDADIPFVILTSHDEAGATEAVSAGVTDYARKPTSDAQYDILAKRITNAAVGHRARRRTSWLRSVIQNISEGVYVLDSDHRLRFVNFRIATTEGASEDRWRGQHISYLAETGVLSEAEVTRVRRAVDEILGGDAEQVHVTIQPSVPDPDRTLELRLTRIEAADGEALVLGTTRDITAREDRQTELRTIRAQYETLIHHIPDMGVFLFDEDLEYTLAGGAELSEVDLAASEFAGQTPFDLFPDELATELAEHYRAAFEGVENTFEQEYEGSHYRIKTLPVRNDADEIIAGLAVSENITEQKQNQRQLRRQNEQLEAFARAISHDLRNPLTVATGQLELARQSGDSEHLDSVDQALQRSQDLIDDLLALAQSGEQLGDVTEVRLADVARRCWQTVDVSEAGLVIDSDRLLRADESRLRQLIENLVRNAIEHGGTDVTVTVGALSDGFYVADDGDGLGDTDPDSLFEFGYSTNTDGTGYGLAIVSQVADAHGWDVTTTASAAGGARFEITGVDGRVDPDDEETE from the coding sequence GTGCCTCACACCACAGAAGGGGTCCGGGTCCTGCTCGTAGATAGCGACCCCGACTTTCTGGAGACCGCCGCGTCACACCTCGAACAGGCGGCCGAACCGCTCGCGGTGGAGACTGCGACGAGCGTTCGGGCGGGACTGGACACGTACGAGACCGGTGAGTTCGACTGTGTCGTGTCTGGGGAGGAGCTGCCCGACCGGTCCGGACTGGCGTTTCTCCGGGCCGTCAGGGAGCGGGACGCCGACATACCGTTCGTTATCCTCACCAGTCACGACGAGGCCGGGGCGACCGAGGCCGTCTCGGCCGGGGTGACCGATTACGCTCGGAAGCCGACCAGCGACGCCCAGTACGACATACTGGCGAAACGGATCACGAACGCGGCCGTCGGCCACCGGGCTCGTCGACGGACGAGCTGGCTACGGTCGGTGATCCAGAATATCAGTGAAGGGGTGTACGTGCTCGACAGCGACCACCGGTTACGGTTCGTCAACTTCCGGATCGCGACGACCGAGGGGGCCTCGGAAGACCGGTGGCGTGGGCAGCACATCTCGTATCTCGCGGAGACGGGCGTCCTCTCGGAGGCCGAGGTCACGAGAGTACGACGAGCCGTCGACGAGATCCTCGGCGGCGACGCCGAACAGGTCCACGTCACGATCCAGCCGTCCGTTCCCGACCCGGACCGCACCCTCGAACTCCGGCTCACCCGCATCGAGGCGGCGGACGGAGAGGCGCTCGTCCTCGGGACGACTCGGGACATCACCGCCCGAGAGGACCGACAGACGGAGCTCCGGACGATCCGGGCGCAGTACGAGACGCTGATTCACCACATCCCGGACATGGGCGTGTTCCTGTTCGACGAGGACCTCGAATACACGCTGGCAGGGGGCGCAGAGCTGTCGGAGGTCGATCTCGCGGCGTCCGAGTTCGCCGGACAGACGCCGTTCGATCTGTTCCCCGACGAGCTGGCGACGGAGCTCGCCGAGCACTACCGGGCCGCGTTCGAGGGTGTAGAGAACACGTTCGAACAGGAGTACGAGGGGAGCCACTATCGGATCAAGACGCTGCCGGTCCGGAACGACGCGGACGAGATAATCGCGGGGCTCGCGGTCTCGGAGAACATCACCGAACAGAAACAGAACCAGCGGCAGTTGCGACGACAGAACGAACAGCTGGAGGCGTTCGCGCGGGCGATCAGCCACGACCTGCGCAACCCACTGACAGTGGCGACGGGCCAGCTCGAGTTGGCCCGGCAGAGCGGTGACAGCGAGCACCTCGACAGTGTCGACCAGGCGCTACAGCGCAGTCAAGATCTCATCGACGATCTGCTGGCGCTCGCTCAGTCCGGCGAGCAGCTGGGCGACGTGACCGAGGTCAGACTCGCCGACGTGGCGAGGCGATGCTGGCAGACCGTCGACGTCTCGGAAGCGGGACTCGTGATCGACTCGGATCGGCTGCTGCGCGCCGACGAGAGCCGGCTCCGCCAGCTCATCGAGAACCTCGTCCGGAACGCAATCGAGCACGGCGGTACCGACGTGACCGTCACCGTGGGCGCACTGAGCGACGGGTTCTACGTCGCGGACGACGGCGACGGCCTCGGCGATACCGACCCCGACTCGCTGTTCGAGTTCGGCTACTCGACGAACACGGACGGGACGGGGTACGGACTCGCGATCGTCAGCCAGGTCGCCGATGCACACGGGTGGGACGTGACGACGACGGCGAGTGCTGCGGGCGGCGCTCGCTTCGAGATCACCGGCGTCGACGGACGGGTGGACCCGGACGACGAGGAGACCGAGTGA